A region of the Myxococcus stipitatus DSM 14675 genome:
GGTCCACGGGCGAGGGAAGCTCACCGAAGTCGAAGGACGGCCCTCCCGCGGGCGGAGGCGGCAACGCGAAGGCGTCATCCCCCAGGGACTGCTGCGCATACGCGGGCGGGGGCGGCAGCGCGAACGGATCATCCGTCACGGGCGGCTGCGAGTACGCGGGGGGCGGTGGGAGCGCGAAGGGGTCGTCCATCGCGGGCTGCTGCCCGTACGCGGGAGGCGGCGGGAGCGCGAAGGGGTCGTCCATCGCGGGCTGCGCGTACGAAGGGTCCTGGGGAAGCGCGAAGGGGTCCTCGCCCGCGGGCGGAGGCGGGAGCGCGAAGGGGTCGTCCATCGCGGGCTGCTGCCCGTACGCCGGGGGCGGAGGCAGCGCGAAGGGGTTCTCCTCGACGGGCGGCTGCGAGTACGCCGGAGGCGGAGGCAGCGCGAAGGGGTTCTCCTCGACGGGAATCGCGCCCTGGCCGGGGCCGGGCGTGGGAGGCAGCGCGAAGGAGGACGCTTCGCCGCTCGGGGTCTCGACGTCGAAGGCGAATGGGTCCGGCTCGGGCTGGGCGGGGACCGGGAGCGCGTCGTCGGAGAAGTCGAAGTCGCGCGTGGTTCCCTGCATGTCCCCGGAGCCAAAGGCCGACGCGGAGTCATCCACCGGCGGCGCCAGCGCGTCGTCGGAGAAGTCGAAGTCGCGCGAGGTGCTCGGAGGCGGCGCGGCGGCGGCCTGCTCGCGGTAAGCGGCGTTGGGCAGCGGGATGGCGACGACGCGCGTGACGTCCCGGTCCTCTCGCGCGGGCGGCGCCACGTCGTCGAAGCCCTCCGCGAAGGGGTCCGTCGCGCCGGGAAGCGGGATGGCGCCGGAGTCGAAGGGCGCCGCCGAGCCAGGAAGGGGAATGGCGGCGGGGCCCGCTCCCATGGCGATGGCCCCCGAGGGCGCGGCACCCGGCAGCGGAATGGCTCCTGAGTCGTGTCCGAACGCCGTCGTGGGATAGGACGAGGCCCCCGGAAGCGGGATGGCGGCGGAGTCGAAGCTGAAGCTGTCGGCCGGAGCCGCGGCGCCCGGGAGCGGAATGGCGCCGCCGTCGAAGCCCGACGCGCCAGGGAGGGGGATGGCCTGGGGGCTGGCTCCCGACGGAGCGCTACCGGGCAGGGGAATCGCCGCGGAGGGCGCGGGCGCGGCACCGGGAAGCGGAATCGCGGCGGAGGCGACGGCGGACGGCGCGGCGCCTGGGAGCGGAATGGCGGCGGCGGGGGCCGCGGTCAGTCCCGGCAGTGGAATGGCGGCGGGCGGAGGCGCGGCGGGGGCGGACGCGCTCGCTGACTCCGGTTTGATGGGGAAGGTGGTCTGGCACCGGGCGCACTTGAGCTTCGCGCCTCCCGGGGGGATCCGCTTGTCATCGATGTTGTAATTCGTCTGGCAAGACGGGCAGGAGACTTTCATGGGGTTCCTTCGACGGGACCAGCGCGCGCAGGCTACCAGAGGCGTTTCCAGCCCGGAAAGAACGCGCCGCCCCGCAGTGAAAGTGTTCCGCTCCCGGCCCCCCGGGCAGCCAGACGAGGCCTCCCCGACTTCGCACCGCTGCGACCGCGCGTTGGTTCCCCCCTCACCGGGAGGAGGTGGTAGGACCGACCCGGCATGGAACCCATCGTCATCCTGGGCGCAGGTCTCGCGGGCCTGTCCACGGCGCACTTCCTCCAGAAGCCCTGGCGTCTCATCGAGAAGTCGGACCGCGTCGGCGGACTCATCAAGACCGAGGTCATCGACGGGTGTTATTTCGACCCCACCGGCCATTGGCTGCACCTGCGCGACCCTGAAATCCAGGAGTGGGTGAACACGCGCTGGCTGCCCGGGCAGATGGTGCGCATCCAGCGCAAGGCGGGAATCTTCACGCGCGGCGTCTTCACGCGCTTCCCGTACCAGGTGAACACCCACGGCCTTCCGCCGGACGTCGTCGCCGAGAACCTGATGGGCTTCGTCGAGGCCATCCACGGCGAGAAGGGCCGCGCGCTGCGGGAGCGGGAGCCCAAGGACTTCGAGGAGTTCATCCTCCGCTACATGGGCGAGGGCTTCGCGAAGAACTTCATGGTGCCCTACAACCAGAAGCTCTGGACGGTGCACCCGCGCGAGATGTCCGCGGCCTGGGTCGGGCGCTTCGTGCCCCGCCCGACGCTCAAGGAAGTGGTGGACGGAGCCCTGGGCGCCGGCACCGACGCCGTGGGCTACAACGCGTCCTTCCTCTACCCTCGCGAGGGCGGCATCGAGAGCCTCGCGCGCGCCATGCTGCGCGGACTCGAGGGCGGGGAGTTGAGCGTGCGCACCGAGCCCACGTTCATCGACTGGAAGGCGCGCAAGGTGGCGCTGTCCGATGGCAGGACGCTGTCCTATTCAGGACTGGTGTCCACCGTGTCGTTGCCCGGCCTGGTGCGCCTGTTGGCCCAGGGGCACTCGGGGGTGCCCGAGGAGGTCATCGCCGCGGCGAAGCGTCTGCGCGCCACCACCGTCACCTACGTCGCGGTGGCCGCGCGGGGCGCCAACCGCCAGCCCTGGCATTGGATCTACCTGCCGGAGCCGGAGTTCCACACGTACCGCATCGGCTCACCGTCCGCCGTCTACGACGCGCTCGCCCCCAAGGACACGGCCACCTTCTACGTGGAGTACAGCCACCACGGAGAGCTGTCCCCAGCCACCGCGGAGAAGTACGCCGTGGAGGACCTGCTGCGCTCGCAGATGATCCACTCCGCGGACGACGTCCTCTTCGCGCAGGCGCGAGAGATTCCCCACGCCTATGTGCTCTATGACGAGGCCTACGGCCCGGCGAAGGCGGAAATCCTTCGTTTCCTGGAGCACGCTGGCATCCTCACGGCGGGGCGTTATGGACAGTGGGAGTACTCGTCCATGGAGGACGCCATCCTCGCGGGACGGGCGTGTGCTCGGACGCTGAACGGTTGACGGAGCCCGGGCGCGCGGTCCGACGCATCTTGTCGACGGGTGCCGCGCGCCATGCTAGGCGGACGGGACTGCTGTCCGCTCAGAGCTGATTCCATGGCACCGCACCTGTCCGTCGTCATCCCGGTCTACAACGAGGAGTCCATCATCGCCTCGGCGGCGGAAGAGCTGCGCCAGGGGCTGGATGCACGTGGGCTCGACTACGAAATCATCTTCGCGGAGAACGGCTCGAAGGACGCCACGACGAGCATCCTCGAGGAGCTGTGCGCCCGGAACCCTCGGATGCGCTGGTTCCACTCCGAGCGTCCCAACTACGGCGTCGCCCTCAAGGCCGGCATCCTCATGGCCCGGGGCACCTACGTCGTCTGTGACGAAATCGACCTCTGCGACCTCACCTTCTACGACGCGGCGTTGCCCCGGTTGGAGCGTGGCGAGGCGGACATGGTGGTGGGCTCCAAGGCGGCCAAGGGCGCCAGCGACCAGCGGCCCCTCATCCGCCGCGCGGCCACGCGGGTGCACAACAAGCTCCTCAAGGTGACGCTGGGCTTCCAGGGCACCGACACGCACGGGCTCAAGGCGTTCCGCCGTGAGGCGCTCCTGCCCGTCATCCAGAAGTGCGTGGTGGACATGGATGTGTTCGCCAGCGAGTTCGTCATCCGCGCCTGGCGCGAGGGGCTGAACGTGATGGAGATCCCCATCCAGCTCCACGAGAAGCGCCAGCCCTCCATCCACCTGTTCAAGCGCGTGCCCAACGTCCTCAAGAACGTGGGCAAGTTGTTCTACGTCATCCGCGTGCGTGGCACGTGAGCCGGGGAGGGCGCGGACCGTGAGGCTTGCGTCCATCTCCGTCGACCTCGACTCGCTGCCCCACTACTGCCGCATCCACGGGCTGCCGGAGTCGCTGTTGGATGCGCGCGCCCGCGCCCTGGTCCACGCGGTGGCGGTGCCTCGCTTCATGGCGCTGCTGGCCGCAGTGGGCGTGCCGGGCACCTTCTTCGCCATTGGCGAGGACCTGGAGGCGGACGCGAACGCCGCCGCGGGGATGCGCGCGGCCCACGCGGCCGGCATCGAGGTGGCAAGCCACAGCCACGCCCACGACTACGCGCTCACACGCCGAGGCCCCGCCGCCATCCTGGACGACCTCCAGCGCGCGGACGCGGCCATCCTCGCGGCCACGGGTGTCCGCCCCGAGGGCTTCCGTGCTCCGGGCTACACGCTCAACGCGGACCTCTACGCGGCCACCGAGGCGCTGGGGTACCGCTACGGCTCATCCGCCTTCCCCGCCACGCCGTACTACGCGGCCAAGGCGGCGGTGATGGGGGCGCTCGCGCTGGCGGGGCGGCCGTCTCGCTCCGTGCTGGATACGCCGCGCGTGCTGCTCGCGCCCCGGGTTCCGTACCGCCCGGACCCGGCGCGGCCCTACCAGCGCGGCTCGGGCTCCGTGGTGGAGCTGCCCATGGCGGTGACGCCCGGCCTGCGCTTCCCGTTCATCGGCACGTTCGCCACCACGCTGCCGCTGGGCACCCTGCGCGCGGCCTGGCGCATGTGCCGCGGCGATGCGTTCTTCAACTTCGAGCTGCATGGCGTGGACGTGCTGGACGGCTCGGACGGCATCCCCGGCGAGCTGGTGCGCCAGCAGCGGGACTTGCGCGTGAGCGCGGCGAAGAAGCTCGAGCGGCTGCGTGAAATCTTCGGCTGGCTCCGGGCCGAGTGTGACGTCGTCACCCTGCGCGACGCCTCGGGGCGCCTGTCCGCCACGTTGTGAGCCTCACCGCGCGACCGCGGGCGAGCCGAGCACCTCCACCACCGCGTCATGCACCCGCCCATCCGTGAGCATCCACGGGTGGAACAGCACCGGGAAGACGCGCTCGCAGGCGCCGGGCAGCCGTGAGCTGGAGGCGGGCACAATCATCAAGTCCCACGGCGACCAGAAGCTGTGGACCTCCGTGTTGCCCCACGGGTGGGTGTCCTGCTGGAGGGCTCGGAGCAGCCGGCTTCCTGGCCTCATCTGGGTGATGCCCTTGCCCCGCGCGAGGAACGCCAGCGCGGAGCCTCCATGGGGACCCGAGATGGAGATGAAGCGCCGCACCATCAGCCGGCCGCCCAACAACTGCACCCAGTAGCGCGTGACGAGCGCCCCCATGCTGAACGCCACGACGTCCACGCGGCGCGCACCCGTACGGGCCCGCAGCGCCTGGGCTTCGTGAGCCACCTGGCGCGCGAGGACGGACAGGCTCTCGCTTCCGTCGCTCGGCGCCAGCGAGAGGGCATGGAGGTGGGGCCAGCCCTCCTGCTCCAGCCGCTGGCGGAGGGCGTCGAAGGCGCTCGCGTCGTCGCCGAGCCCGTGGACGAACAACACGGGGGCTCGCTGCTCCACGGGCGCGAGCCGGAGGGTCTGCACCGCGGCGGCCCAGGACGCGCTCACACCGCACCCCTCGCGACGCCGGCGCGGGCCTCGCTGTGGGCTCGACGGGAGTGGGACACGGTGGGCCTACCCTGGCTGGGCACTCCAAGCCTCCATGCGCGAAGCCTACACCCACGCCTCCTCGGAGCGCGCACGCGCCCGCCACTTGGCGGCCCACGTCCAGAAGGCTCCGCGAACCCCGTGGGTCGAGTGATTCGAGTGTCGCGAGGAAGACGCGGATGGTTGGGTCCGCGCGTCCGGAGCGGCGGGGGCGTGCTTCCGGGTTTCTCCTCTCCCGGGGCGGGAGCCGGTGGTGTTAAAGAGCGCGGGATATGCTGGAGCGTCTTGGCGACCGAGTGAAGAAGGGCCTGCGCGATTGGACCGACCGCATGGCCAATGACGAGCAGAAGGCTCGCATGCAGGCCATGGCGCGTCCGGAGAACGAGTACGGGGTGGACCCCTTCGGGTACAACCTCGACTTCAGCCTCTCCGCGGTGGCCCCCTTCCTCTGGCTCTACCGGAACTACTTCCGCGTGGAGACCTACGGCATCGAGAAGGTCCCGGCCGGCCGGGTGCTGCTGGTGTCCAACCACTCCGGGCAGGTCCCCCTGGACGGCGCCATGATTGGCGTGTCCCTGATGCTGGAGGCCACGCCTCCTCGGGCCGTGCGCAGCATGGTGGAGAAGTGGGTGCCGTCCCTGCCGTACGTCTCCACGTTCATGGCGCGCATGGGGCAGATTGTCGGCACGCCGGAGAACTGCCGGCGGCTGCTCGAGTCGGATGAGGCCATCCTCGTCTTCCCGGAGGGCACCCGCGGCATCAACAAGCTGTGGCCCCAGCGCTACCAGCTCCAGGAGTTCGGCCTGGGCTTCATGCGCCTGGCGCTGGAGACGCGCACGCCCATCGTCCCCGTGGCCGTCGTCGGCGCGGAGGAGCAGGCCCCGGCGCTCATGGACCTCAAGCCCGTGGCGAAGCTGCTGGGCTTCCCGTCGTTCCCCATCACCCCCACGGGCCTGCCCTTCCCGCTGCCCACGAAGTACCGCCTGTACTACGGCGACCCCATGCACTTCACCGGGCGCCCGGACGACGAGGACAGCGAGCTGGACAAGAAGGTCCGCACCGTGAAGGGCGCCATCCAGTCCATGCTCCACCAGGGCCTCAAGGAGCGCCGGGGGGTGTTCTGGTGAGTCGCCCGTCCATTCGATGCTAAGAGGCTTTGTCCATGAGACCGGCCGTCGTCGTCACGGGCATCAGCGGCAACCTCGGCCGCACCCTCGCGAAGCTTCTGCACAAGCATGAGCGCATCATCGGCATCGACCGGCGTCCCTTCGCGGGCCGGCCGAAGGATGTCGAGATGTACGAGCTCGACCTGCGCAAGAAGAAGGCGGAGGACGTCTTCCGCAAGAACGAGGTCCGCGCCGTCATCCACATGGGCATCATGCATGACCCGCGCATGAGCGAGGAGGAGCACCACTCGTTCAACGTCGTGGGCACCACGCGCCTGTTGGAGTACTGCGCGAAGTACGGCGTGAAGAAGGTCGTCGTCCTCTCGTCGGCCAACGTCTACGGCCCCAGCCCGGACAACTCCAACTTCCTCACCGAGGACGCGCCGCTCATGGCGGCCAGCCGCTTCTCCGGCGTGCGGGACTTGATTGAAGTCGACATGCTCGCGCATGGCTTCTTCTGGAAGCACCCCCACATCGAGACGGTGATTCTGCGGCCCGTCCACATCGTCGGGCCCACCATCAAGAACGCGCCGTCCAACTACCTGCGCCTGCGCCACCCGTGGATGATGGCGGGGTTCGACCCCATGGTGCAGCTCATCCACGTGGAGGACGTCGCCCGCGCCATGGTGGCCGCCCTCCGCCCGGAGCCCAAGGGCGTCTACAACGTCGTCGGCCCCGGCGAGGTGCCCCTGTCCGCGGTGATGCGCGAGTTGGGCAACACCCCCATCCCCGTGCCCCACCCGGTGGCCCGGCCCCTGTTGGGCATGCTCTTCAAGTATCGCATCGCCAACTTCCCGCCCCCGGAGCTGGACCACATCCAGTTCCTGTGCGCCGTGGACGGCAGTCGCTGGGTGAACGACGTGGCCTGGAAGCCCCGTCACTCCATGCGGGAGACCATCCGCGCCGTCCTGGCGGACTGAGAGGGGAAAGTCCGAGGGTCCCTGACACGGCTGTCGTGGCTGTCACGACGCCGAAGGCTGGACCCCATGACAGCAGTGTCAGCGCCCCGACGCTCCATCCCTGGGAATGTCGGCGCGGCGCGAGTGCAAGCCCTTGAATCTTCGTGAGCGCGTGTGGGCCCGGAGCCGGGAGCACGGCGTGGCATCGCCATTGCTCTAAGGCTGGGCATCACCGCGCGGCGATGCGGGCCTGGTCACGGCGTCGCTCCGCTCAAATGTCAGGGCGCTCCATTGGGGAGCTCCCGACGTCCACCGCCTCGGCCGGCCCCGAGTCGGTGGACGGATTTT
Encoded here:
- a CDS encoding protoporphyrinogen/coproporphyrinogen oxidase — its product is MEPIVILGAGLAGLSTAHFLQKPWRLIEKSDRVGGLIKTEVIDGCYFDPTGHWLHLRDPEIQEWVNTRWLPGQMVRIQRKAGIFTRGVFTRFPYQVNTHGLPPDVVAENLMGFVEAIHGEKGRALREREPKDFEEFILRYMGEGFAKNFMVPYNQKLWTVHPREMSAAWVGRFVPRPTLKEVVDGALGAGTDAVGYNASFLYPREGGIESLARAMLRGLEGGELSVRTEPTFIDWKARKVALSDGRTLSYSGLVSTVSLPGLVRLLAQGHSGVPEEVIAAAKRLRATTVTYVAVAARGANRQPWHWIYLPEPEFHTYRIGSPSAVYDALAPKDTATFYVEYSHHGELSPATAEKYAVEDLLRSQMIHSADDVLFAQAREIPHAYVLYDEAYGPAKAEILRFLEHAGILTAGRYGQWEYSSMEDAILAGRACARTLNG
- a CDS encoding glycosyltransferase family 2 protein translates to MAPHLSVVIPVYNEESIIASAAEELRQGLDARGLDYEIIFAENGSKDATTSILEELCARNPRMRWFHSERPNYGVALKAGILMARGTYVVCDEIDLCDLTFYDAALPRLERGEADMVVGSKAAKGASDQRPLIRRAATRVHNKLLKVTLGFQGTDTHGLKAFRREALLPVIQKCVVDMDVFASEFVIRAWREGLNVMEIPIQLHEKRQPSIHLFKRVPNVLKNVGKLFYVIRVRGT
- a CDS encoding polysaccharide deacetylase family protein, with product MRLASISVDLDSLPHYCRIHGLPESLLDARARALVHAVAVPRFMALLAAVGVPGTFFAIGEDLEADANAAAGMRAAHAAGIEVASHSHAHDYALTRRGPAAILDDLQRADAAILAATGVRPEGFRAPGYTLNADLYAATEALGYRYGSSAFPATPYYAAKAAVMGALALAGRPSRSVLDTPRVLLAPRVPYRPDPARPYQRGSGSVVELPMAVTPGLRFPFIGTFATTLPLGTLRAAWRMCRGDAFFNFELHGVDVLDGSDGIPGELVRQQRDLRVSAAKKLERLREIFGWLRAECDVVTLRDASGRLSATL
- a CDS encoding esterase/lipase family protein yields the protein MSASWAAAVQTLRLAPVEQRAPVLFVHGLGDDASAFDALRQRLEQEGWPHLHALSLAPSDGSESLSVLARQVAHEAQALRARTGARRVDVVAFSMGALVTRYWVQLLGGRLMVRRFISISGPHGGSALAFLARGKGITQMRPGSRLLRALQQDTHPWGNTEVHSFWSPWDLMIVPASSSRLPGACERVFPVLFHPWMLTDGRVHDAVVEVLGSPAVAR
- a CDS encoding lysophospholipid acyltransferase family protein, which translates into the protein MLERLGDRVKKGLRDWTDRMANDEQKARMQAMARPENEYGVDPFGYNLDFSLSAVAPFLWLYRNYFRVETYGIEKVPAGRVLLVSNHSGQVPLDGAMIGVSLMLEATPPRAVRSMVEKWVPSLPYVSTFMARMGQIVGTPENCRRLLESDEAILVFPEGTRGINKLWPQRYQLQEFGLGFMRLALETRTPIVPVAVVGAEEQAPALMDLKPVAKLLGFPSFPITPTGLPFPLPTKYRLYYGDPMHFTGRPDDEDSELDKKVRTVKGAIQSMLHQGLKERRGVFW
- a CDS encoding SDR family oxidoreductase produces the protein MRPAVVVTGISGNLGRTLAKLLHKHERIIGIDRRPFAGRPKDVEMYELDLRKKKAEDVFRKNEVRAVIHMGIMHDPRMSEEEHHSFNVVGTTRLLEYCAKYGVKKVVVLSSANVYGPSPDNSNFLTEDAPLMAASRFSGVRDLIEVDMLAHGFFWKHPHIETVILRPVHIVGPTIKNAPSNYLRLRHPWMMAGFDPMVQLIHVEDVARAMVAALRPEPKGVYNVVGPGEVPLSAVMRELGNTPIPVPHPVARPLLGMLFKYRIANFPPPELDHIQFLCAVDGSRWVNDVAWKPRHSMRETIRAVLAD